A DNA window from Pseudarthrobacter sp. W1I19 contains the following coding sequences:
- the guaB gene encoding IMP dehydrogenase: MTEPEHNPFGFIGLTYDDVLLLPGHTEVIPSEADTSSRISKRITVQTPLLSAAMDTVTESRMAIAMARQGGLGVVHRNLSIADQADQVDRVKRSESGMITNPLTIRPEATLRELDDLCAQYRVSGLPVVDEDNRLLGIVTNRDTRFVPESDFPLRLVSDVMTKMPLVTGHVGISREEASHKLATNKIEKLPLVDEQGRLKGLITTKDFTKAEQYPLATKDDEGRLRVGAAIGFFGDGWERAMALVDAGVDALFVDTANGHSQGVLDMIRRLKSDPVAAHVDVIGGQAATREGAQALIDAGADGIKVGVGPGSICTTRVVAGVGVPQITAIYESAKAAIPAGVPLIADGGLQYSGDIGKALVAGADTVMLGSLLAGCDESPGELIFVNGKQFKSYRGMGSLGAMQSRGKNTSYSKDRYFQADVSGDDKLIPEGIEGRVAYRGPLASVAYQLVGGLRQTMFYTGAPTIPELKARGKFVRITPAGLKESHPHDIQMTVEAPNYGSR; the protein is encoded by the coding sequence ATGACCGAGCCCGAACACAACCCCTTTGGCTTCATCGGCCTGACCTACGACGACGTCCTGCTGCTTCCCGGCCACACCGAGGTCATCCCTTCGGAAGCGGACACGTCTTCCCGTATTTCCAAGCGGATCACCGTGCAGACGCCCCTGCTGTCGGCCGCCATGGACACTGTGACCGAGTCGCGGATGGCTATCGCCATGGCGCGCCAGGGCGGCCTGGGCGTGGTGCACCGCAACCTGTCCATCGCTGACCAGGCGGACCAGGTGGACCGGGTCAAGCGCAGCGAGTCGGGGATGATCACCAACCCGCTGACCATCAGGCCTGAGGCCACGCTGCGCGAACTCGATGACCTGTGCGCCCAGTACCGTGTGTCCGGCCTGCCGGTTGTTGACGAGGACAACCGCCTTTTGGGCATCGTCACCAACCGCGACACCCGCTTTGTGCCGGAGTCCGACTTCCCGCTGCGGCTTGTCAGCGACGTCATGACCAAGATGCCCCTGGTTACCGGGCACGTGGGCATCAGCCGCGAAGAGGCCTCGCACAAGCTGGCCACCAACAAGATCGAAAAGCTGCCCCTGGTGGATGAGCAGGGCCGGCTGAAGGGCCTGATCACCACCAAGGACTTCACCAAGGCGGAGCAGTACCCGCTGGCCACGAAGGACGATGAAGGCCGTCTCCGCGTAGGCGCTGCCATCGGCTTCTTCGGGGACGGCTGGGAGCGCGCCATGGCTCTGGTTGATGCCGGCGTCGACGCCTTGTTCGTGGACACCGCGAATGGCCACTCGCAGGGCGTGCTGGACATGATCCGGCGCCTGAAGTCCGATCCCGTGGCAGCACATGTGGACGTCATCGGCGGTCAGGCGGCAACCCGTGAAGGCGCCCAGGCTCTGATCGATGCCGGCGCTGACGGCATCAAGGTGGGCGTGGGACCGGGCTCCATCTGCACCACCCGCGTGGTGGCAGGTGTGGGCGTCCCGCAGATCACGGCCATCTACGAATCCGCCAAGGCAGCCATCCCTGCCGGGGTGCCCCTGATTGCCGACGGCGGGCTGCAGTACTCGGGCGACATCGGCAAGGCCCTGGTAGCCGGTGCCGACACCGTGATGCTCGGCTCCCTGCTGGCCGGTTGTGACGAGTCCCCGGGGGAGCTGATCTTCGTCAACGGCAAGCAGTTCAAGTCGTACCGCGGCATGGGCTCCCTTGGCGCCATGCAGTCGCGGGGCAAGAACACGTCCTACTCCAAGGACCGTTACTTCCAGGCGGACGTTTCCGGTGACGACAAGCTCATTCCTGAAGGCATTGAAGGCCGTGTGGCGTACCGCGGGCCACTGGCTTCCGTGGCCTACCAGCTGGTGGGCGGCCTGCGCCAGACCATGTTCTACACCGGTGCGCCCACCATTCCCGAACTGAAGGCGCGCGGCAAGTTCGTCCGGATCACCCCGGCCGGCCTGAAGGAATCGCACCCGCATGACATCCAGATGACGGTCGAGGCGCCAAACTACGGCTCCCGCTGA
- a CDS encoding ABC transporter ATP-binding protein, whose translation MPPPRHPAELTPNREPSRRLALRPYARAVAQVLRVSFRASPGAVVMKVLGSLISAVLPLVTTYFAALTTTALAAAYAGDAGAGQVAIVYVIITAALGLFWGAFNSVDRYIQQLMSFKVGAIVGDQMYERFLALEFWRYDDKETVDLYDRAKRFSDSYARVLDRIAAIFTQLVSVVLAVGALLLVSWWIAVIVLVAIVPSVYLQFKLSREQIAHWNTQVDSRRQRRMIEQNLLRPQHIAEMRLYGIVGFLMDLRSRLRDADERRRLDFQRRYIPKQLAADALQYGAEVVSLIWVVGQIITRAQPVGQFLYVQQIVSRALSTANNLVSSLSSIDEDLANLKDYELFMALPVHSEQAPPLLQSPKTVELKDIRFTYTGSDIEVIRGISLTIREGQHIAIVGENGAGKSTLIRILAGLYRPDSGQVMLDGVDLAAVDVTSWHRHLAVLSQEFLKYEFATAAENIYFGDVDSARDEVRIRRAAADAEALDFINKLPNGLDNHVSNWMEDPRGRKGSGLSGGQWQRLAMARNFYRDASFMVMDEPTSAIDALAEHRIFTRLFADRSSTIIAISHRLATIEKADIVYMLEDGRIVEQGTHKELVSLRGRYFRMFESQIPASPLTSQARLGNPAGVGPEDAEAEGV comes from the coding sequence ATGCCCCCACCGCGCCACCCCGCTGAACTGACCCCCAATCGGGAACCCTCGCGGCGGCTGGCCCTTCGCCCGTATGCCCGGGCCGTGGCACAGGTACTGCGGGTCAGCTTCCGTGCCTCTCCGGGCGCTGTGGTCATGAAAGTGCTCGGCTCGCTGATTTCGGCGGTGCTTCCCCTGGTGACCACGTACTTCGCCGCGCTCACCACCACGGCACTGGCAGCCGCCTACGCCGGTGACGCCGGGGCGGGCCAAGTGGCAATTGTCTACGTCATTATCACCGCCGCGCTGGGCCTCTTCTGGGGCGCCTTCAACAGTGTGGACCGCTACATCCAGCAGCTGATGAGTTTCAAAGTGGGCGCCATCGTGGGCGACCAGATGTACGAGCGGTTCCTCGCGCTCGAGTTCTGGCGCTACGACGACAAAGAAACCGTTGACCTGTACGACCGCGCCAAGCGGTTCTCCGACTCCTACGCCCGCGTACTGGACCGGATTGCCGCCATCTTCACCCAGCTCGTCTCGGTGGTCCTCGCCGTGGGAGCCCTGCTGCTGGTCAGCTGGTGGATCGCGGTGATTGTCCTGGTGGCCATCGTGCCCAGCGTGTATCTGCAGTTCAAGCTGTCCCGGGAGCAGATCGCGCACTGGAACACGCAGGTGGACTCCCGGCGGCAGCGCCGGATGATAGAACAGAACCTGCTCCGGCCGCAGCACATTGCCGAGATGCGGCTGTACGGCATCGTGGGCTTCCTGATGGATCTCCGCTCCCGCCTTCGTGATGCCGATGAGCGCCGCCGCCTTGATTTCCAGCGCCGCTACATCCCCAAGCAGCTTGCCGCCGACGCCCTTCAGTACGGCGCAGAAGTGGTCTCGCTGATCTGGGTGGTGGGGCAGATCATCACCCGCGCACAGCCGGTGGGCCAGTTCCTCTACGTGCAGCAGATCGTCAGCCGGGCACTGTCCACGGCCAACAACCTGGTCTCCTCCCTCAGCTCCATTGACGAGGATCTGGCCAATCTCAAGGACTACGAACTGTTTATGGCGTTGCCAGTGCACTCGGAACAAGCCCCGCCGCTGCTGCAATCCCCGAAAACCGTTGAGCTGAAGGACATCCGCTTCACGTACACTGGCAGCGACATCGAGGTGATCCGCGGCATCAGCCTGACCATCCGCGAAGGCCAGCACATCGCCATCGTGGGGGAGAACGGTGCCGGGAAGTCCACCCTGATCCGCATCCTCGCCGGCCTCTACCGCCCCGACTCCGGGCAGGTAATGCTCGACGGCGTGGACCTGGCCGCCGTCGACGTCACCTCCTGGCACCGGCACCTGGCCGTGCTGAGCCAGGAGTTCCTCAAATACGAGTTCGCCACGGCAGCGGAAAACATCTACTTCGGCGACGTCGACTCGGCCCGGGACGAGGTCCGCATCCGCAGGGCCGCCGCGGACGCTGAGGCGCTGGACTTCATCAATAAGCTCCCCAACGGACTGGACAACCACGTCAGCAACTGGATGGAAGACCCGCGCGGACGTAAGGGCAGCGGCCTTTCGGGCGGCCAGTGGCAGCGGCTGGCGATGGCCCGGAACTTCTACCGGGATGCCTCATTCATGGTGATGGACGAGCCAACGTCGGCCATCGACGCCCTGGCTGAGCACCGCATTTTCACCCGCCTTTTCGCGGACCGGAGCAGCACCATCATCGCTATCAGCCACCGCCTGGCCACCATCGAAAAGGCGGACATTGTGTACATGCTGGAGGACGGCCGGATAGTGGAGCAGGGCACGCACAAAGAACTGGTGTCACTTCGGGGCCGCTACTTCCGGATGTTCGAATCCCAGATCCCCGCCAGCCCCCTGACCTCGCAAGCTCGGCTGGGGAACCCTGCTGGCGTGGGCCCTGAGGACGCCGAGGCCGAAGGGGTGTAG
- a CDS encoding acyltransferase family protein, giving the protein MSVARTEAAAKPLPGASTKSRKPTFRPEVQGLRALAVLMVVAYHVWLGRVSGGVDIFLLISAFLLTLSFVRKAEAGRPFGLVAHWLHLFKRLLPAAVVVILGVLAGTWLILPQSRWPEVLDQAWASLLYSQNWLLANTAVDYYAQDHAGASPLQHFWSLSIQGQVFILWPLVFAGAAGLLVLLRRIPACAGMTYRGLLAVVFGTVFAWSLAYSAEQTATNQAYAYFDTRARLWEFALGSLLALALPYLKPARGLRVVLGWAGLAAMVSCGLLLTVDRSFPGYVALWPTLAGAAIITAGQTGSRFGVDRILSSKPLVALGDNSYALYLWHWPVLVLALAATGVEAPNLIQGLAIVGASVVLAVLTTRFVEKPLRDWHWPKLRAWRTAVVIVACGALLAGPVAIWQTTLTAEESATAAQPRELTPGAAALTPGNAAMPAPDARIIPGPAALDNDWAGIQDPCVGANATLDPILEGCRQAVPEGEVTKRIVVLGDSHSQQYLGALAPIAAARGWELVTLLMPACRFGAESETRNAECNAYNQASAAYVLEHRPDAVFTVASLTHEEAPFETEVPGYLDGVRPFADAGIEIIGIRDNPRFTFNMPECVQRNGTEAHECSVPLDESLADPSPLEGYRGKVEGLHLMDLSDFICARGICPGVVGNVYVYKDDNHLTRTYVETMIPMFEQRLLAATGWD; this is encoded by the coding sequence GTGTCCGTAGCGAGAACAGAGGCTGCAGCCAAACCGCTGCCCGGAGCCAGTACCAAAAGCCGGAAACCCACCTTCCGGCCCGAGGTCCAGGGGCTCCGGGCGCTCGCCGTGCTTATGGTGGTTGCCTACCATGTGTGGCTTGGCCGGGTGTCCGGCGGCGTGGATATTTTCCTGCTGATCTCCGCCTTCCTGCTCACACTGTCGTTCGTCCGGAAAGCCGAGGCCGGGCGTCCGTTCGGCCTCGTGGCGCACTGGCTGCACCTGTTCAAGCGGCTGTTGCCGGCCGCCGTCGTGGTGATCCTGGGCGTCCTCGCCGGAACCTGGCTGATCCTGCCGCAGAGCCGCTGGCCGGAGGTGCTGGACCAGGCATGGGCCTCCCTCCTGTACAGCCAGAACTGGCTGCTCGCCAACACCGCCGTTGACTACTACGCCCAGGACCACGCGGGGGCCAGCCCCCTCCAGCACTTCTGGTCGCTCTCCATCCAGGGCCAGGTGTTTATCCTCTGGCCGCTGGTCTTCGCCGGCGCCGCAGGGCTGCTGGTGCTCCTGCGCCGGATTCCTGCCTGTGCCGGCATGACCTACCGCGGGCTGCTTGCGGTGGTCTTCGGCACGGTCTTTGCCTGGTCGCTCGCCTACTCGGCGGAGCAGACCGCCACCAACCAGGCGTACGCCTACTTCGACACCCGCGCCCGCCTCTGGGAGTTCGCCCTGGGGTCCCTGCTGGCCCTCGCGCTGCCCTACCTCAAACCCGCACGTGGGCTGCGGGTAGTGCTGGGCTGGGCCGGGCTGGCGGCCATGGTCTCGTGCGGCCTGCTGCTGACCGTGGACCGATCCTTCCCCGGATACGTCGCGCTGTGGCCCACGCTGGCCGGCGCCGCCATCATCACGGCCGGGCAGACCGGGAGCCGCTTCGGCGTGGACAGGATCCTCAGCAGCAAGCCGCTGGTGGCACTGGGCGACAATTCCTACGCGTTGTACCTGTGGCACTGGCCCGTCCTTGTCCTTGCGCTCGCCGCCACCGGCGTGGAGGCACCCAACCTGATCCAGGGCCTCGCCATCGTCGGGGCCTCCGTGGTCCTGGCCGTCCTCACCACCCGCTTCGTGGAGAAGCCGCTGCGGGACTGGCACTGGCCGAAACTGCGCGCGTGGCGCACCGCCGTCGTGATTGTTGCCTGCGGCGCCCTGCTGGCAGGCCCCGTGGCCATCTGGCAGACCACGCTCACCGCTGAGGAAAGCGCGACGGCGGCACAGCCCCGCGAGCTGACGCCGGGGGCGGCGGCGCTCACCCCCGGGAACGCTGCCATGCCGGCTCCCGACGCCAGGATCATCCCGGGCCCCGCCGCCCTGGACAACGACTGGGCCGGCATCCAGGATCCGTGCGTCGGTGCCAATGCCACCCTCGATCCCATCCTCGAGGGCTGCCGGCAGGCGGTCCCGGAGGGGGAGGTGACCAAGCGCATTGTGGTCCTCGGGGATTCGCACTCGCAGCAGTACCTGGGCGCCCTCGCTCCCATCGCGGCAGCACGCGGCTGGGAACTGGTAACGCTGCTGATGCCGGCCTGCCGCTTCGGGGCCGAATCCGAAACCCGCAACGCTGAGTGCAACGCCTACAACCAGGCCAGTGCAGCCTACGTCCTGGAACACCGGCCGGATGCCGTGTTCACCGTGGCGTCGCTGACGCACGAGGAAGCGCCGTTCGAGACCGAGGTGCCTGGCTACCTGGACGGCGTCCGGCCGTTCGCCGACGCGGGCATCGAGATCATCGGGATCCGGGACAACCCGCGGTTCACCTTCAACATGCCGGAGTGCGTGCAGCGGAACGGCACTGAAGCCCACGAGTGCAGCGTGCCCCTGGACGAGTCCCTGGCGGACCCGTCACCGCTGGAGGGCTACCGGGGCAAAGTTGAGGGGCTCCACCTGATGGACCTGAGCGACTTCATCTGCGCCCGCGGCATCTGCCCAGGCGTGGTGGGAAACGTGTACGTCTACAAGGACGACAACCATCTCACCCGTACCTATGTGGAGACCATGATCCCCATGTTCGAACAGCGCCTCCTCGCCGCCACAGGCTGGGACTGA
- a CDS encoding WXG100 family type VII secretion target has product MGGGFYGADIDQLRQLATAMRTACRKLDGQRLALTGRVAGTAWPGPDAEAFRQEWKNVHSRSLGVAVTLLQQAAEDLMRQADEQQSASAAGGASTLPSLPGVERLPEPRPEDLDGKSSAEVRTWWLGLTSDQQEAFIRNHPQLAGNTNGIPFDARIEANQHNAQARIDWLENNDPEPRLNPWILDSSYPARFAAEHDAWQKRQDGLQYLQKVVDGKVQLAAYDPANSSIVEMIGSYGPGTSTAITYVPGTTTNEASFHDGGPQAVGRYLVESDPTNGTVAFVYKGTEFPDGDFVEAFLVEAKSDEFVASTAPALRDFQAAVDLELAPNAQTVGIGHSWGLRNVTGSEVAGAQYDKVIALSGAAMPLGWSPNQDTKYFSYTYPDILLTAELSGAVGDNYPMKEPAFEKHVYTPPGGTDWTDAYDIGNHSLVATTGPDNEAALEDVRSAINSR; this is encoded by the coding sequence TTGGGCGGCGGATTCTATGGGGCCGATATTGACCAGCTGCGGCAGCTCGCAACCGCGATGCGCACGGCCTGCCGGAAACTGGATGGACAACGCCTGGCATTGACCGGCAGAGTGGCCGGCACGGCCTGGCCGGGCCCGGATGCGGAGGCCTTCCGCCAGGAATGGAAGAACGTCCACAGCCGCTCGCTCGGGGTGGCCGTCACGCTCCTTCAGCAGGCCGCAGAGGACCTGATGCGGCAGGCCGATGAACAGCAGTCTGCGAGTGCGGCAGGCGGTGCTTCAACGCTGCCGTCTCTGCCCGGCGTCGAGCGGTTGCCGGAGCCGCGGCCGGAAGACCTTGACGGCAAGTCTTCTGCCGAGGTCAGAACCTGGTGGCTCGGGCTGACCAGCGACCAGCAGGAGGCATTCATCCGCAACCACCCGCAGCTGGCGGGAAACACCAATGGAATCCCGTTTGATGCACGGATCGAGGCCAACCAACACAACGCCCAGGCCCGGATTGACTGGCTGGAGAACAACGATCCTGAGCCCCGGCTGAATCCCTGGATCCTTGACTCAAGCTATCCTGCACGCTTTGCTGCCGAACACGATGCGTGGCAAAAACGGCAGGATGGACTCCAATACCTTCAAAAGGTGGTCGACGGCAAGGTGCAGCTGGCGGCGTATGACCCAGCCAACAGTTCGATCGTGGAGATGATCGGCAGCTACGGTCCCGGTACCTCCACGGCCATCACCTATGTCCCGGGTACCACCACGAATGAAGCCTCCTTCCACGATGGAGGTCCACAGGCGGTTGGGCGGTACCTGGTGGAGTCCGACCCCACCAACGGCACGGTGGCCTTCGTCTACAAGGGAACTGAGTTCCCTGACGGTGATTTCGTTGAGGCGTTCCTCGTCGAGGCTAAAAGCGACGAATTTGTGGCGTCCACCGCACCGGCGCTGCGTGACTTCCAGGCGGCGGTGGACCTTGAACTGGCGCCCAACGCCCAAACGGTGGGAATCGGTCACAGCTGGGGACTGCGCAACGTCACGGGCTCTGAGGTTGCGGGCGCGCAGTATGACAAGGTGATTGCCTTGTCCGGCGCTGCTATGCCCCTTGGCTGGTCGCCTAACCAGGACACAAAGTACTTCAGCTACACCTACCCTGACATCCTCCTGACCGCGGAACTGAGCGGCGCCGTGGGGGACAACTACCCTATGAAGGAGCCAGCCTTTGAGAAGCACGTCTATACGCCGCCGGGAGGGACCGATTGGACGGACGCTTACGATATCGGCAACCACAGCCTCGTTGCGACCACCGGCCCGGATAATGAGGCTGCTTTGGAAGACGTCCGCAGCGCTATCAACAGCCGGTAG